A stretch of the Malus sylvestris chromosome 10, drMalSylv7.2, whole genome shotgun sequence genome encodes the following:
- the LOC126584426 gene encoding 60S acidic ribosomal protein P1-like, whose protein sequence is KTRSASELACAYATLILPDEGTPVTAEKIATLVKAANVPVESYWPGLFAKLSGKRNIEDLVLNAGSGGAVSIAAPGVAEAAAPAAAAPPPPEEKKKEEPKEESDDEGLFNLFD, encoded by the coding sequence AAAACGAGGTCGGCTTCTGAGCTTGCTTGCGCCTACGCCACTCTGATCCTCCCTGACGAAGGCACCCCCGTCACTGCCGAGAAGATTGCAACCTTGGTGAAAGCTGCCAATGTCCCTGTCGAGTCTTACTGGCCCGGCCTCTTCGCCAAGCTTTCCGGGAAGAGAAACATTGAGGATCTTGTCCTGAATGCTGGCTCTGGCGGTGCAGTTTCCATCGCTGCCCCAGGTGTTGCCGAAGCTGCAGCCcctgctgctgctgctcctCCGCCACCAgaggagaaaaagaaggaagaaccCAAGGAAGAAAGTGACGACGAGGGACTATTCAATTTGTTCGATTAG